The Methylomonas koyamae genome has a segment encoding these proteins:
- a CDS encoding FecR domain-containing protein, translating to MRHKNNPDIAPRILAQAAEWFALFGSGEARQDDTAKWQAWLAAHPDHRAAWARVEFYTDKFRALPPKAAYAALDAPDLYRRRAIKNLVLLGVVGLGSWQVSRSHFWHECTADYQTAAGESQTLALPDGSTAILDSGSALNLAFSADWRRLQLLSGEIYIETAPDKSGRQRPFVVDTADGRVRALGTRFSVSQQQGRSRVAVFADAVEIQPAHGSVPKQVLRAGQRTGFSANRIETIQSNPLDRPAWTQGVIIADDMPLGEFLLQLSRYRKGYITCSSEIAGLRIVGSFPLQDTDHILASLEATLPVKLSHPLPYWVKVLPR from the coding sequence ATGCGACACAAGAATAATCCGGACATCGCCCCGCGCATCCTGGCCCAGGCCGCCGAGTGGTTTGCGCTGTTCGGCTCCGGCGAAGCTCGCCAAGACGATACCGCAAAGTGGCAAGCCTGGCTGGCCGCACACCCGGACCACCGCGCCGCCTGGGCCCGGGTCGAATTCTACACCGACAAATTCAGGGCATTGCCGCCCAAAGCGGCCTACGCCGCGTTAGACGCGCCCGATTTATACCGCCGGCGCGCGATCAAAAACCTGGTACTGCTGGGGGTCGTGGGGCTAGGGAGCTGGCAAGTTTCGCGCAGCCACTTTTGGCATGAATGCACGGCGGATTACCAGACTGCGGCGGGCGAAAGCCAAACGCTGGCTCTGCCCGACGGCTCGACGGCGATTCTGGATAGCGGCAGCGCGTTGAACCTGGCCTTCTCCGCCGATTGGCGGCGGCTGCAATTGTTGTCCGGGGAAATTTATATCGAGACCGCGCCCGACAAGTCCGGCCGCCAGCGGCCGTTTGTCGTCGACACTGCGGATGGCCGGGTGCGGGCGCTGGGGACGCGCTTCAGCGTCAGCCAACAGCAAGGCCGTAGCCGCGTTGCCGTGTTTGCCGATGCGGTGGAAATACAGCCGGCGCATGGTTCCGTACCGAAGCAGGTGTTGCGCGCCGGCCAGCGGACCGGTTTCAGCGCGAATCGCATCGAGACTATCCAATCGAATCCGCTCGACCGGCCGGCCTGGACCCAAGGCGTCATCATCGCCGACGACATGCCGCTCGGCGAATTTTTACTGCAACTGAGCCGTTACCGCAAAGGGTACATCACCTGTTCCTCGGAAATCGCCGGCTTGCGCATCGTCGGCTCCTTCCCGCTGCAAGACACCGACCACATCCTCGCCTCGCTCGAAGCCACCTTGCCGGTCAAGTTGAGCCACCCGCTGCCGTATTGGGTAAAAGTCCTGCCGCGTTGA
- a CDS encoding IS5 family transposase, whose translation MRGHDAIQNSWFSYVSLEDRIPKQHPLRRLRLLVDGVLASMDAVFAECYSHTGRPSIAPEKLLRALLLQVLYTVRSERQLMEQLDYNLLFRWFVGLGIDDAVWERSVFSANRERLLSEALSREFFERVLAIAEWQNLVSDEHFSVDGSLIEAWASHKSFVKKDGSGPDKPAGRNPEVDFSGEKRSNATHQSTTDPEARLYKKGEYTEAKLRYITHALSENRNGLIVDVETTQATGTAEIEAAQTMIKRRVPKGGSVGADKGYDQPAFVNKLKTQDIKAHVARKKTGSAVDGRTARGKAYAQSLKRRKIVEEAFGWIKTVGGLRKTRHIGLAKVAGQALFCFAAYNLTRLLNLLVFTPKPAWSAPT comes from the coding sequence ATGCGCGGACACGATGCCATTCAAAATAGCTGGTTCAGCTACGTTAGCCTGGAAGACCGTATTCCCAAACAGCATCCGTTGCGTCGTTTACGGCTACTCGTCGATGGCGTATTGGCCTCTATGGATGCGGTCTTTGCCGAATGCTACTCCCATACTGGCCGCCCGTCGATTGCGCCCGAAAAACTGCTGCGCGCCTTGCTATTGCAAGTGCTGTACACCGTTCGTAGCGAACGCCAGTTGATGGAACAGCTGGACTACAACCTGCTGTTTCGCTGGTTTGTCGGTTTGGGTATCGACGATGCTGTCTGGGAACGCAGCGTGTTCAGCGCCAACCGCGAGCGCCTGCTGTCCGAAGCACTGAGTCGCGAGTTTTTTGAGCGGGTCTTGGCCATTGCCGAATGGCAAAACCTGGTGTCCGACGAACACTTCAGTGTCGACGGCAGCCTGATCGAAGCCTGGGCCTCGCACAAAAGCTTCGTGAAGAAAGACGGCAGCGGTCCTGATAAACCCGCCGGCCGCAATCCCGAGGTCGACTTCAGCGGCGAAAAGCGCAGCAATGCCACGCATCAGAGCACGACAGACCCCGAAGCGCGGCTTTACAAGAAAGGCGAATACACCGAGGCCAAACTGCGTTACATCACCCATGCCCTATCCGAGAATCGTAACGGCCTGATTGTCGATGTCGAAACCACCCAAGCCACCGGCACCGCTGAAATCGAAGCCGCGCAAACAATGATCAAACGCCGTGTTCCCAAAGGCGGCAGCGTCGGTGCCGACAAAGGCTATGACCAACCGGCGTTCGTCAACAAACTCAAGACGCAAGACATCAAAGCCCATGTTGCTCGCAAAAAGACCGGCAGTGCCGTCGATGGCCGCACCGCGCGCGGCAAAGCGTACGCTCAAAGCCTCAAGCGCCGCAAAATCGTCGAAGAAGCCTTCGGCTGGATCAAGACCGTCGGGGGCCTGCGTAAAACCCGCCACATCGGCTTAGCCAAAGTCGCAGGTCAGGCCTTGTTTTGCTTTGCCGCCTACAACCTGACGCGCTTGCTCAACCTATTGGTGTTCACGCCGAAACCGGCGTGGAGTGCGCCCACCTAG
- a CDS encoding RNA polymerase sigma factor: MTSNYPPLTAAFLRHQPELRQFLVRRVNCSDTAADLLHDTFLHIANYPDQRQIANSRAFLYRVAGNLALDYLRGQVRRQTWDGGELDDEWPCPSPPLERYVQGWQQWQAVKSWIRGLPPTHRQTLYLHRLHGKTHRQIAAELQVTERHVEYLLSRTGQWLVESELSDGC, translated from the coding sequence ATGACCTCGAACTATCCCCCGCTAACCGCCGCCTTTTTACGCCATCAGCCCGAGTTGCGGCAATTTTTGGTGCGCCGGGTGAATTGCAGCGATACGGCTGCCGACTTGCTGCACGACACTTTTCTACACATCGCCAACTATCCGGACCAACGGCAAATCGCCAACAGTCGAGCATTTCTGTACCGGGTGGCCGGCAATCTGGCACTGGATTACCTGCGCGGCCAAGTCCGCCGCCAAACGTGGGACGGCGGAGAGCTGGATGACGAATGGCCCTGCCCAAGCCCGCCACTTGAACGCTACGTGCAAGGCTGGCAGCAATGGCAAGCGGTGAAAAGCTGGATTCGCGGCTTACCGCCTACCCATCGCCAGACCCTGTATCTCCATCGCCTGCACGGCAAGACGCATCGGCAAATCGCCGCCGAGTTGCAGGTCACTGAACGCCACGTCGAATACCTGCTAAGCCGGACCGGACAATGGCTGGTTGAATCCGAATTGAGCGATGGCTGTTGA
- a CDS encoding FecR family protein, protein MSDKQQSTSSLSVSDQASAWFARLQADDAGDDERRRFQDWYRAHPEHAEAYDKTRKLWSLLQLPAERVHQRLQEAKTEPSSIIGGGSESPSPRGRGVGPRGSQQGKTLVYTPSPCPLPKGEGSVLTFTAAPIGREQDERILQTPQPGGRNLRWFSLGCLSLLLMVACWRLPAQLENWRSDYHTEAGQQFSVDLEDGSRLTLNTDTALAVRYSDNVRKIELLRGEAYFEVAPNKNRPFVVDGGQATARAVGTAYSVRKQADDLRVVVSEGTVEVVADQAKALVHAAEQAEYRQGRLQAVTKLDNDDALAWRRQQIVFHRQPLTQVLEEVNRYRKGRIVAVNPQLAERVVNGVFNNGDPDAVVAALTATLPAKALRMPGGLVLLY, encoded by the coding sequence ATGTCCGATAAGCAGCAGTCAACGTCATCCCTATCGGTTTCCGACCAGGCCAGCGCCTGGTTTGCGCGCCTGCAAGCGGACGACGCCGGCGACGACGAGCGCCGCCGCTTTCAAGATTGGTATCGCGCCCATCCCGAGCATGCCGAAGCCTACGACAAAACCCGCAAGCTGTGGAGTCTGCTGCAACTCCCGGCGGAGCGCGTCCACCAGCGCCTGCAAGAAGCCAAAACTGAACCATCCTCCATCATTGGCGGCGGTAGTGAAAGCCCCTCTCCTCGCGGGAGAGGGGTTGGGCCGAGGGGGAGTCAACAAGGTAAGACATTGGTTTATACACCCTCACCCTGCCCTCTCCCAAAAGGAGAGGGTTCTGTTTTGACTTTTACGGCAGCCCCCATTGGGAGAGAGCAGGATGAAAGAATCTTACAAACGCCACAACCCGGCGGACGAAACCTGCGTTGGTTTTCTTTGGGTTGCCTGAGCTTATTGTTGATGGTTGCCTGCTGGCGCTTACCCGCTCAATTAGAAAACTGGCGCAGCGATTACCATACCGAAGCGGGCCAACAATTCAGCGTCGATCTGGAAGACGGCTCCCGGCTGACCTTGAACACCGATACCGCGTTGGCAGTCCGTTATAGTGACAATGTGCGCAAGATCGAATTGCTGCGCGGCGAAGCCTATTTCGAAGTGGCACCGAACAAGAACCGGCCGTTTGTCGTCGACGGCGGCCAGGCGACGGCACGAGCGGTCGGCACCGCCTACAGCGTTCGCAAACAAGCCGACGATCTGCGCGTCGTCGTCAGCGAAGGCACCGTGGAAGTCGTCGCCGATCAAGCCAAGGCCCTGGTGCATGCCGCCGAGCAGGCCGAATACCGGCAAGGCCGGCTGCAAGCCGTTACGAAATTGGATAACGACGATGCGCTGGCCTGGCGGCGCCAGCAGATTGTGTTTCACCGCCAGCCGTTGACGCAGGTGTTGGAAGAGGTCAACCGCTACCGCAAGGGTCGCATCGTCGCCGTCAATCCGCAGTTGGCGGAGAGGGTCGTCAACGGCGTCTTCAACAACGGCGACCCGGACGCGGTGGTAGCCGCGCTGACGGCCACCTTGCCGGCCAAAGCCTTGCGGATGCCCGGCGGCCTGGTGCTGCTGTATTGA
- a CDS encoding sigma-70 family RNA polymerase sigma factor, protein MTTQLIGNGAQELTRLYQDHHPWLLKWLEKRVQDRLQAEDHAHDTFLSVIASNQTSNLHEPRAYLVTIAKRLLINHWRRATIEQAYLERLAAHPEQMAPSPEENAVILETLREIDDLLCQLPAKVRKAFLMAQLDGLTYAEIGRRLGVSDRMVRKYMAQAMLQCLLAGF, encoded by the coding sequence ATGACCACACAACTGATTGGCAACGGCGCACAGGAATTGACCCGGCTTTATCAAGACCATCATCCCTGGTTGCTGAAATGGCTGGAAAAGCGGGTGCAGGACCGCCTGCAGGCGGAAGACCATGCGCACGACACCTTCCTGAGCGTCATTGCCTCGAACCAGACCTCCAACCTGCACGAGCCGCGCGCCTATCTGGTGACGATCGCCAAGCGCCTGCTGATCAATCACTGGCGCCGCGCCACCATCGAGCAGGCCTACTTGGAGCGATTGGCGGCCCATCCGGAACAGATGGCACCGTCGCCGGAAGAAAATGCCGTCATTCTGGAAACGCTACGCGAAATCGACGACTTGCTTTGCCAATTGCCGGCGAAAGTCCGCAAGGCCTTCCTGATGGCGCAACTGGACGGACTCACCTACGCCGAAATCGGCCGGCGGCTCGGCGTCAGCGACCGCATGGTCAGAAAATATATGGCGCAAGCCATGCTGCAGTGCCTACTCGCCGGTTTTTAA
- a CDS encoding TonB-dependent siderophore receptor → MAFGKVIVTPQSKGSFLPNGRLHKNSYTLSFRDFAFTDRKFVAPSLTWKISDRTQLDIDFIYSNEKSLEDHGVVASTVTRRPVNIPISRFLGEPAIDRGKNQLYSTAVTLNHEFSDNWKINAKFNHRNRSALDIQHAAPGFLNPDPVDLNRVLCCGYDTEDVLGGTINVSGKFSTGDIKHTVLVGWDYWGSNSNIDGWFLGPAVFGGPVNPINIFNPQYGQSGVNLATTAKNSFIDSNTNWNGVYFQDQITLFDKLHILGGGRYDWANTGSGFSSISLADASSNFTDIENQKFSPSRLVKNSQSCSHQGA, encoded by the coding sequence ATGGCTTTTGGTAAGGTCATAGTTACTCCTCAAAGTAAGGGCAGTTTCCTGCCTAATGGCCGTTTACACAAAAATTCTTACACCCTCTCTTTTCGCGATTTTGCTTTTACTGATCGCAAATTTGTTGCTCCCTCGTTGACTTGGAAAATCAGTGATCGCACGCAGCTTGATATCGACTTTATCTATTCAAATGAAAAATCATTGGAAGATCACGGTGTTGTTGCTAGCACCGTAACTCGTAGGCCCGTCAATATTCCTATTTCGCGCTTCTTGGGCGAACCTGCGATAGATAGAGGTAAAAACCAACTCTATAGTACTGCTGTGACGTTAAATCACGAGTTTTCTGACAATTGGAAGATTAACGCCAAGTTTAACCACAGAAACCGAAGCGCCCTCGATATTCAACATGCTGCCCCAGGCTTTTTAAACCCAGACCCTGTTGATCTGAATAGAGTGCTATGTTGTGGTTATGATACCGAAGATGTATTGGGTGGTACTATCAATGTTTCGGGTAAGTTTTCAACTGGTGATATTAAACATACTGTATTGGTTGGATGGGATTATTGGGGATCCAATAGCAATATTGATGGTTGGTTTTTAGGGCCGGCCGTTTTTGGTGGGCCAGTCAATCCTATTAATATCTTTAATCCTCAATATGGGCAATCTGGGGTAAACCTCGCAACTACAGCAAAAAATAGTTTTATAGATTCAAACACCAATTGGAACGGCGTTTATTTCCAGGATCAAATTACATTATTTGACAAACTTCATATCCTTGGCGGTGGAAGGTATGATTGGGCGAATACAGGAAGTGGATTTTCATCGATTTCTTTAGCGGACGCATCATCAAACTTCACGGATATAGAAAATCAAAAATTCAGCCCTAGCAGGCTGGTGAAAAACTCCCAAAGCTGCAGTCATCAAGGCGCATAG
- a CDS encoding RNA polymerase sigma factor encodes MSMFFSEQDIYLTFLNSRPQIQRFLNQRLHCQETAADLVQDIYLRLMLLKPPPCSETEVRAWLFTVASNLSIDHVRRQKRRGELLDRYLDRPHEADDSAAPERLIQARDQLGIVQSALAELPDQCAEILFLSRVEGLSHARIAEQLGISCSWVEKQLARALLHCRKALDRPEH; translated from the coding sequence ATGAGCATGTTTTTTTCCGAACAAGATATTTACCTGACTTTTCTGAATTCCCGCCCGCAAATCCAGCGGTTTCTGAATCAACGCCTGCATTGCCAGGAAACGGCAGCCGATTTGGTCCAGGACATTTACTTGCGGCTGATGTTGCTGAAACCGCCGCCGTGCAGCGAGACCGAGGTGCGGGCCTGGCTGTTTACCGTGGCCTCCAATTTGTCCATCGACCATGTGCGCCGGCAAAAACGCCGCGGCGAATTGCTGGACCGCTACCTGGACCGGCCACACGAAGCCGACGACTCCGCCGCACCGGAACGGTTGATACAGGCCAGAGACCAGCTTGGCATCGTCCAGAGCGCGTTGGCGGAACTGCCCGACCAATGCGCCGAGATTTTATTTCTGAGCCGGGTCGAAGGCCTGAGCCATGCCCGGATTGCCGAGCAATTGGGCATTTCCTGCAGTTGGGTGGAGAAACAACTGGCCAGAGCGCTGCTGCACTGCCGCAAGGCTCTGGACCGGCCGGAGCATTAA
- a CDS encoding RNA polymerase sigma factor — MACNLLPLATLPPFTANMPTVGESQLLDAFLRYQSEIRQFLARKVGCSDSAADLTQETYLRVAGYAGANEISNQRAFVFRVADNLALDHLRSRARQEQRDGGLVDEDIPCHQPQPDSALEGQQQMELFEKLISELPPQCRTVFLLCRVEGKRYSEIAADLGISARTVESHMHKALQLLKDRVDFF; from the coding sequence ATGGCCTGCAATTTGCTGCCTTTGGCTACCCTGCCCCCCTTTACAGCCAACATGCCAACCGTCGGCGAATCCCAATTACTTGACGCTTTTTTGCGCTACCAATCGGAAATCCGCCAATTTCTGGCGCGCAAGGTCGGCTGCAGCGATAGCGCCGCCGATTTGACCCAGGAAACCTATTTGCGCGTCGCCGGCTATGCCGGCGCCAACGAGATAAGCAATCAGCGGGCGTTCGTGTTTCGCGTCGCCGACAATCTGGCCCTGGACCATTTGCGCAGTAGAGCCAGGCAAGAACAACGCGACGGCGGCCTGGTCGACGAGGACATCCCATGCCACCAACCGCAACCGGATAGCGCGCTGGAGGGCCAACAACAAATGGAATTGTTCGAAAAACTCATCTCCGAACTGCCGCCACAGTGCCGGACGGTATTCTTGTTGTGCCGGGTGGAAGGCAAGCGTTATTCCGAAATCGCCGCCGATCTGGGAATATCGGCGCGCACGGTGGAAAGCCATATGCACAAGGCTTTGCAGCTATTGAAAGACCGTGTCGATTTCTTTTAA
- a CDS encoding IS256 family transposase: MTLPKAIPTDLIDTLLSGYQKPEDLLGENGLLKQLTKALVERALEAEMTEHLGHAKHESVCNATGNTRNGKSRKTLKGDFGALPIEIPRDRHGQFEPQIIGKHQSRWTGFDDKIISLYARGLTVREIQSHLEELYGTEVSPTLISSVTDAVIEEVKAWQLRPLDPVYPIVYLDCIHVKVRDTGAVRVKAVYLAIGINLQGEKEVLGLWIAQTEGAKFWLQVVTDLKNRGVQDIFIACVDGLKGFPEAIETVYPHAAVQLCIVHLVRNSLNYVSWKMRKQIAGDLKRIYQSASVVEAEQRLAEFETQWNEAYPPIAQIWRRNWDRIIPFFDYPPEIRRIIYTTNAIESVNMSLRKITKNRGSFPSDEALSKLFYLALMNISQKWTMPLHDWKAALNRFSIQFEDRMPNR; this comes from the coding sequence ATGACCTTACCAAAAGCCATCCCAACCGACCTAATTGATACCTTATTGTCGGGCTATCAAAAACCTGAAGACCTGCTGGGCGAAAATGGCCTGCTAAAACAACTCACCAAGGCCTTGGTCGAGCGAGCCTTAGAAGCCGAAATGACTGAACATTTAGGCCATGCCAAGCATGAGTCAGTCTGCAACGCCACCGGCAACACCCGCAATGGCAAGAGCCGTAAAACCCTCAAAGGCGATTTTGGCGCATTGCCGATTGAGATTCCCCGTGATCGTCATGGTCAGTTCGAGCCGCAAATCATTGGCAAACACCAATCCCGCTGGACGGGCTTTGATGACAAGATCATTTCACTCTATGCCCGAGGTCTGACCGTCAGGGAAATCCAGAGCCATCTGGAAGAACTGTATGGCACTGAAGTTTCACCCACCTTGATCTCCTCGGTGACGGACGCCGTGATTGAGGAAGTCAAAGCCTGGCAATTGCGGCCGCTTGATCCGGTTTACCCCATCGTTTATCTCGATTGTATCCACGTCAAAGTGCGCGATACCGGTGCCGTTCGTGTCAAGGCCGTTTATCTGGCCATAGGGATTAACCTGCAAGGAGAGAAGGAAGTGCTGGGCTTGTGGATCGCCCAAACCGAAGGCGCCAAGTTTTGGTTACAGGTCGTGACAGACCTCAAGAATCGCGGCGTGCAAGACATCTTCATTGCCTGTGTCGACGGTTTGAAAGGCTTCCCGGAAGCGATTGAAACCGTCTATCCACACGCCGCCGTCCAACTGTGTATCGTCCACCTAGTCCGCAACAGCCTGAACTATGTCAGTTGGAAAATGCGTAAACAGATCGCCGGCGATCTCAAACGAATATACCAATCCGCCAGCGTCGTTGAAGCAGAGCAAAGGCTGGCTGAGTTCGAGACGCAGTGGAACGAGGCCTACCCGCCCATTGCTCAAATTTGGCGACGTAATTGGGATAGAATCATTCCCTTCTTCGACTATCCGCCCGAGATACGCCGCATCATTTACACTACGAATGCGATCGAGTCGGTGAACATGAGTTTGCGGAAAATCACCAAGAATCGCGGCTCATTTCCCAGTGATGAAGCCTTGTCGAAATTGTTCTATTTGGCCCTGATGAATATCAGTCAAAAATGGACCATGCCGTTGCATGACTGGAAAGCGGCTTTGAATCGGTTTAGCATTCAGTTTGAAGACAGGATGCCCAATCGATAA
- a CDS encoding TonB-dependent siderophore receptor translates to MGKGKYQWVFHQPARVGVLYQPWEWLSVYGNFVESLGAANTGTGVNGTSLTPETAEQFEAGFKTEFFDQRLISSVSYYHLTKQNISVPIAGTQFSQAIGEARSQGVEIDVSGQITNSLKLIASYAYTDAVILKGENAGNRLWNVPRNAGSVWANYDLQEHGVRGLSVGAGVFFQDQREGDSANSFELPGYGRVDAMAKYQLPIAKAKTTLQFNIENLLDHQYYVATDNSNTFITPGAPRTFMGSVKVEY, encoded by the coding sequence GTGGGTAAGGGGAAATATCAGTGGGTTTTTCACCAGCCTGCTAGGGTTGGAGTGCTATATCAACCTTGGGAATGGCTCTCAGTTTACGGAAATTTTGTTGAATCGCTTGGCGCGGCAAACACGGGTACCGGTGTCAATGGAACCAGTCTTACTCCTGAAACGGCTGAACAATTCGAAGCAGGATTTAAGACCGAATTTTTCGATCAGCGTTTGATTTCTAGTGTTTCGTATTATCACCTGACCAAGCAAAACATAAGTGTTCCGATTGCAGGTACGCAATTTTCGCAAGCGATCGGTGAAGCCCGTAGTCAAGGCGTAGAAATTGATGTTTCAGGACAAATAACAAATAGTTTAAAACTTATTGCTTCTTATGCCTATACCGATGCGGTGATTTTGAAAGGCGAAAATGCAGGAAATCGCTTATGGAATGTCCCCAGAAATGCGGGCAGTGTTTGGGCTAACTATGATCTTCAAGAGCATGGAGTCAGAGGTTTGAGCGTTGGTGCTGGAGTATTTTTTCAAGACCAACGAGAAGGGGATAGTGCAAACAGCTTTGAATTGCCGGGATATGGAAGAGTGGATGCGATGGCAAAATATCAGTTACCTATAGCAAAAGCAAAAACCACACTGCAATTCAATATCGAGAATTTATTGGATCATCAATATTACGTTGCAACTGATAATAGTAATACTTTTATTACGCCGGGCGCGCCGCGTACTTTTATGGGTTCGGTTAAAGTGGAGTATTAA
- a CDS encoding TonB-dependent siderophore receptor — MSPTKRRCRPGFQSSRLQQAVTGMLLLSALTVSTAPYAESDADTLSVKHNYHIGGGSLSQVLSQFATTSGMLFVAEARLTEGKTSAGLDGEYTVEEGFRKLLASTGLSYSISSDKTVTLKIAQPQPQSGTTAMPAVTVVGTAVYDSTDPYNEDYRLPNANTATKTDTPIMETPISIQVVPKAVMHDQQAVQLGDAIKNVSGVFQGFSFGGFSETFFIRGFDARNTNYIDGLRWPVSRIPLANAERIEVVKGAAANLYGRIEPGGMINVVTKRPQAMPYYSLEQRFGSYDLFQTLADATGSINGDGSLMYRINFEYLDKNSFRRVS; from the coding sequence ATGTCACCCACCAAACGCCGTTGCCGCCCCGGCTTTCAATCGTCGCGATTGCAGCAAGCCGTAACAGGCATGCTGCTGCTATCCGCACTGACCGTTTCCACAGCCCCTTACGCGGAAAGCGATGCCGACACGCTAAGCGTTAAACATAACTATCACATCGGCGGCGGTTCGTTGAGCCAGGTGCTAAGCCAGTTTGCCACGACATCCGGGATGTTATTCGTCGCCGAAGCCAGACTAACCGAAGGCAAAACCAGCGCCGGGCTGGACGGCGAATATACCGTCGAAGAGGGCTTCAGGAAACTGCTGGCCAGCACCGGGCTTAGCTACTCCATCTCCAGCGATAAGACGGTGACCTTGAAAATTGCGCAGCCGCAACCCCAATCCGGCACGACGGCGATGCCGGCGGTGACGGTGGTTGGGACTGCGGTTTACGATTCGACAGATCCTTACAACGAAGACTACCGCCTACCCAATGCCAATACGGCTACCAAAACCGACACGCCGATCATGGAAACGCCGATCTCCATCCAAGTAGTACCCAAGGCGGTAATGCATGATCAGCAAGCCGTTCAGCTCGGTGACGCCATCAAAAACGTCAGCGGTGTATTTCAGGGTTTTAGTTTTGGTGGCTTTTCTGAAACATTCTTTATTCGTGGTTTTGATGCGCGTAATACTAATTACATAGATGGTTTGAGGTGGCCAGTCAGCAGAATACCGTTGGCAAATGCAGAGCGAATTGAAGTGGTAAAAGGAGCCGCTGCGAATCTTTACGGACGCATAGAGCCCGGTGGCATGATTAATGTTGTTACCAAAAGACCCCAGGCAATGCCCTATTATTCATTAGAACAACGGTTTGGCTCATACGACTTATTTCAGACGCTGGCGGATGCTACTGGCTCAATCAATGGAGATGGGTCGTTAATGTATCGAATAAATTTTGAATATTTAGACAAAAACTCTTTTCGGAGGGTGTCCTGA